In Pedobacter sp. SL55, the following proteins share a genomic window:
- a CDS encoding TonB-dependent receptor plug domain-containing protein: MQTLPGVGISNGTGERNDIIIRGGAPNENVYYLDGIEIPVLNHFQTQGSSGGAQGILNVYFIESLKLSSSAFDARYDNPLASTFVIKQRDGNSERLSGNARVSFTETALTLEGPLSRNTTFLASARKSYLSFLFKLIDLPIRPDFDDFQFKVSHKFNEKTKLTAIGLGAIDRFRFAPTKKSTLENTYVLRSTPYINQWNYTFGLNINHKIEDGFLNFTLSRNMFDNSLDKFEDQVMDESKRVLKVESQEAENKFRFDYNKFVNGWKIGAGVMAQLVGYNADLFNKLANAVYDGGGNLISPERTIIFNNNIDFLKYGAFFQASKNLFNERLLISGGIRTDMNSFTNGGNNPLSTLSPRLSLSYHLNPKWDINASIGSYFKIPPYTTLGYLDASGTASNKNLDYIQSTHYVLGTQFLPKSDLRFTLETFYKRYSNYPVSNNNGISLANQGAEYTSFGSEPLSSIGDGRTYGIEVFAQQKLMKQLFYVASYSYVVSKFSGADGRLVSSSWDNRHLLSLTLGYKLKTNWDFGLKYRYAGGTPYTPFDLVASQLNYLSLGTGVANFSQLNSQRLGAFSQLDFRVDKRINFRRTAINLYVDIQNVLKSKNDDLPKYTFQRTADNGNFLTTDGQPIKADGANAVPFILNTSSGNLIPSLGAIFEF, from the coding sequence GTGCAAACTTTGCCCGGGGTAGGCATTAGCAACGGTACCGGCGAACGAAACGACATCATTATTAGAGGTGGTGCGCCTAACGAAAATGTCTACTATCTGGATGGCATTGAAATCCCTGTGCTCAACCACTTCCAAACTCAAGGCAGTTCGGGCGGAGCCCAAGGCATTTTAAATGTTTATTTTATTGAAAGTTTAAAGTTAAGCTCTTCTGCTTTTGATGCACGCTATGATAACCCACTGGCCTCTACATTTGTAATTAAACAGCGAGATGGCAATTCGGAACGTTTGTCTGGAAATGCCCGGGTAAGTTTTACAGAAACAGCGCTAACTTTAGAAGGTCCGCTATCTAGAAACACCACTTTTTTGGCCTCTGCCCGCAAGTCTTATCTCAGTTTTTTATTTAAGCTGATTGACCTACCCATTCGCCCAGATTTTGATGATTTTCAATTCAAGGTTAGCCACAAATTCAATGAAAAAACCAAGCTTACCGCAATTGGCTTAGGCGCAATAGATCGCTTTCGTTTTGCGCCAACCAAAAAATCGACACTAGAAAATACTTACGTACTACGCTCTACACCTTACATTAACCAATGGAACTACACCTTCGGTCTCAATATCAACCACAAAATAGAAGATGGATTTTTAAACTTTACGCTAAGCAGAAATATGTTTGACAATAGCTTAGATAAGTTTGAAGACCAGGTAATGGATGAATCTAAACGCGTACTAAAGGTAGAATCGCAGGAAGCAGAAAATAAATTTAGGTTTGACTACAACAAGTTTGTGAATGGTTGGAAAATTGGTGCTGGTGTAATGGCACAGCTAGTGGGCTACAATGCTGATTTGTTCAATAAATTAGCCAATGCCGTTTACGATGGCGGCGGCAATTTAATTAGCCCAGAGCGTACCATTATATTTAACAACAACATAGATTTCTTGAAATATGGCGCTTTTTTTCAGGCATCGAAAAACTTGTTTAACGAACGTTTATTGATTTCTGGCGGCATTAGAACCGACATGAACTCGTTTACCAACGGTGGTAACAATCCACTCAGCACCTTGTCGCCCAGGTTATCTTTAAGCTACCATTTAAATCCAAAATGGGATATCAATGCTTCAATTGGAAGTTATTTTAAAATACCACCTTACACTACCCTCGGTTACCTAGATGCGAGCGGTACAGCTAGCAATAAAAATTTAGACTATATCCAGTCTACACATTATGTATTAGGTACGCAGTTTTTGCCAAAGAGCGATCTTAGGTTTACGTTAGAAACTTTTTATAAACGTTACAGCAATTACCCCGTTTCTAACAATAACGGAATTTCGTTAGCCAACCAAGGCGCAGAATACACATCATTTGGCAGTGAACCACTATCGAGCATTGGCGATGGGCGCACCTACGGTATTGAAGTATTTGCACAACAAAAATTAATGAAGCAATTGTTCTACGTGGCGAGTTATTCGTATGTAGTAAGCAAATTTTCTGGTGCTGATGGTCGTTTGGTATCATCATCATGGGACAATAGGCACCTTTTATCGCTAACGTTGGGCTACAAGTTAAAAACCAACTGGGATTTTGGGTTAAAATACCGTTACGCGGGCGGTACGCCTTACACTCCGTTTGATTTGGTGGCTTCTCAACTTAATTACCTTAGTCTGGGCACTGGCGTAGCCAATTTTAGTCAGCTAAATTCGCAACGTTTGGGGGCTTTTAGTCAGCTAGATTTTAGGGTAGATAAACGCATTAACTTTAGGCGAACAGCCATTAATTTGTACGTGGATATACAAAACGTGCTAAAATCTAAAAATGATGACTTGCCTAAATATACTTTTCAACGTACGGCAGACAATGGCAACTTCTTAACTACCGACGGCCAGCCAATTAAAGCCGATGGCGCAAATGCAGTTCCTTTTATCCTGAATACAAGCTCTGGAAACTTAATCCCTTCGTTGGGGGCAATTTTCGAATTCTAA
- a CDS encoding carboxypeptidase-like regulatory domain-containing protein, whose amino-acid sequence MTTKKIIVFVLLSFSQLVKAQTNGLITGNVQNANTSFGIAGATILVNEINLKAVTDSAGNYKLQVPVGTYRVSVSSIGFTSQIKYNIVLGSGTPQIVNFELQPESKNLQEVNIKFSRQKSAAAADLVTPLSVQQLTTEEIKANPGATLTYLK is encoded by the coding sequence TTGACTACTAAAAAGATTATCGTTTTTGTACTATTGAGTTTTAGCCAACTGGTAAAAGCCCAAACTAACGGCCTAATTACTGGCAACGTTCAGAATGCAAACACTAGTTTTGGTATTGCTGGCGCAACAATTCTAGTGAACGAAATTAATTTAAAAGCTGTTACCGACAGTGCTGGCAATTACAAACTGCAGGTGCCAGTAGGTACTTATAGGGTGTCTGTAAGCAGCATTGGCTTTACCAGTCAAATTAAATACAACATTGTGCTAGGTAGTGGCACGCCACAGATCGTTAACTTCGAGCTACAGCCAGAGTCAAAAAACCTACAAGAAGTAAATATTAAATTCAGCCGTCAAAAATCTGCGGCAGCAGCCGATTTGGTAACACCGCTATCCGTACAGCAACTTACTACCGAAGAAATCAAGGCTAATCCGGGGGCAACTTTGACGTATCTAAAGTAG
- a CDS encoding fasciclin domain-containing protein — protein sequence MKTLQFSKFTAVVLLCFFALFTSCKKNNDNPQDQTITGVVVGNADFSLLEAALIRANLTATLQGNGPFTVFAPNNAAFVAAGLDTEAKINAMPVETLAKILLYHVLPNRTPSSAIPMASNTAVATAANLNVFVTKNSSGVFVNGAAVTTADINASNGVIHVINKVIMPPSGNIVETAQANENFSFLVAAVLRASQGNTNVAQILSGAGPYTVFAPTNQAFINAGFASTAAIAAADPAVLANILTYHVVAGRVFSSDLTEGARPTTLQSGNLTITLTGGAKVKGNGNPSASTITSANLVTTNGVIHVIDQVLLPSN from the coding sequence ATGAAAACACTTCAATTCTCTAAGTTTACGGCAGTAGTACTACTATGCTTTTTTGCACTATTTACTTCTTGCAAAAAGAACAATGACAACCCTCAAGACCAAACCATTACTGGTGTGGTTGTTGGTAATGCAGATTTCTCTCTTCTAGAAGCAGCTCTTATAAGAGCCAATCTTACTGCTACCTTACAGGGTAATGGGCCATTTACGGTTTTTGCCCCAAACAATGCCGCTTTTGTAGCCGCTGGGCTAGATACCGAGGCAAAAATTAATGCGATGCCGGTAGAAACACTAGCAAAAATTTTATTGTACCACGTTCTACCTAATCGCACACCTTCGTCTGCCATTCCTATGGCAAGCAACACCGCTGTAGCTACCGCCGCAAACCTTAATGTGTTTGTGACGAAAAACTCGTCGGGTGTTTTTGTAAACGGAGCGGCAGTAACTACAGCCGATATCAATGCTAGCAATGGCGTTATCCATGTAATTAACAAGGTAATTATGCCGCCAAGTGGCAACATTGTTGAAACAGCTCAGGCAAACGAAAATTTTAGCTTTTTAGTTGCTGCAGTTTTAAGAGCTAGCCAAGGCAATACCAATGTAGCGCAGATACTTTCTGGCGCAGGCCCTTACACTGTTTTTGCACCAACCAACCAAGCCTTTATTAATGCAGGCTTTGCCTCTACTGCCGCTATAGCTGCCGCAGATCCAGCAGTACTTGCCAATATTCTTACCTATCATGTAGTGGCAGGTAGAGTATTTTCTAGTGATTTAACAGAAGGTGCAAGACCTACTACTTTACAATCTGGAAATTTAACGATTACCTTAACTGGCGGTGCCAAAGTTAAAGGAAACGGCAATCCCTCTGCATCTACCATTACATCAGCAAATTTAGTTACTACCAATGGAGTAATTCATGTAATTGATCAAGTATTATTACCAAGCAATTAA
- a CDS encoding MarR family winged helix-turn-helix transcriptional regulator, producing MSYSLVKEIVSLLEIFEGEEVPSSRHNLNGFLSWLQQRRPHLVQMEEPNLADKHQGRSADGVINTSLVHLYRYAKLYAKEAISGSAFSTPDEMFYLLSLANNGAMTKSTLIKDNVHEKSAGIQIINRLISAGFVIQEANEKDKRSRLIQLTAQGQIAIDNSLNEMRVASKLVTEPLTAIEKAELIRLLLKLEDFHEGKFRV from the coding sequence ATGTCTTACAGCTTGGTTAAAGAAATAGTTTCGTTGCTAGAAATTTTTGAAGGCGAAGAAGTTCCTTCATCACGACATAATTTAAACGGTTTTTTATCGTGGTTGCAACAAAGAAGACCCCACTTGGTGCAAATGGAAGAGCCAAATTTGGCCGACAAACACCAAGGTCGTTCTGCCGATGGTGTGATCAATACTTCATTAGTACATTTGTATAGGTATGCCAAACTTTATGCAAAAGAGGCCATTTCGGGATCTGCTTTTTCTACTCCCGACGAGATGTTTTACCTACTTAGCCTAGCTAACAATGGTGCAATGACTAAAAGTACCTTAATTAAAGATAACGTACATGAAAAATCTGCCGGAATTCAAATTATCAATAGGTTAATTTCAGCGGGATTTGTAATTCAAGAGGCAAATGAAAAAGACAAGCGTAGCAGGCTAATCCAACTTACAGCACAAGGACAAATTGCCATCGATAATAGCTTAAATGAAATGCGTGTAGCTTCAAAACTTGTTACAGAACCACTTACTGCAATAGAAAAAGCAGAGCTAATTCGTTTACTGCTTAAATTGGAAGACTTTCATGAAGGTAAATTTCGTGTTTAG
- a CDS encoding SRPBCC domain-containing protein produces MNEETSFEIYSSRVLNAPLETVYEAFANPLHLKTWWGPEGFTNTIHEFDLRPEGKWLLTMHGPEKGNYENSSIFKTVIPNQLVAWTRHSKPFFDMEIGFEATTPSTSCISFRMIFATAEECAKMKNFVIPKNEENFDRLERTLMEMLNGGHTR; encoded by the coding sequence ATGAATGAAGAAACAAGCTTTGAAATATACAGCTCTAGAGTGCTAAACGCACCCTTAGAAACAGTTTATGAAGCATTTGCCAATCCTTTGCATTTAAAAACGTGGTGGGGACCAGAAGGATTTACGAACACCATACATGAATTTGATTTACGCCCAGAAGGAAAGTGGCTACTCACTATGCATGGTCCCGAAAAAGGCAACTATGAAAATTCTTCTATATTTAAAACTGTAATACCCAACCAACTGGTAGCTTGGACCAGACATTCTAAACCCTTTTTTGATATGGAAATAGGTTTTGAAGCAACTACCCCTTCCACATCTTGTATTTCGTTTCGTATGATTTTTGCCACGGCAGAGGAGTGCGCCAAAATGAAAAATTTCGTAATCCCCAAAAACGAAGAAAATTTTGACCGATTGGAAAGAACGCTAATGGAAATGTTAAACGGTGGACATACCCGCTAA
- a CDS encoding immunoglobulin domain-containing protein — MKKILLVIFCLLVSKIAFSQQTMYWFGGAGNWNDLSHWSFQSGGGVHPTLGLPSSVPTADTHVIFDGNSGLNATGTTTAQLAARTVTLGSEVVIRSLTFDASIATANPRISNGFNIRVTEDVTLQAGVSILNASFAIAMEPVVATTTTLTLNGAVVPLFSKGGAGTLNINGVITSGRYNFAQGIANYLAPTATFNVGLASFSLTVVNSAILNAPNLTNLDTRGNVQISGTAQFNAPLLEHWIRTGANNNTISILDNVHLNLPALKTWEFANMAPGTATATITIPDATVVTARGNWSFVGNLNAGTSEFHVEGTEFRTKAATAVNKVFMENPVATTAANIYGTGSTINELHFVSSNGYFQNGMTIGKLYLAPSRAYTIYRNSMLTITENIIDSTPDCQPFWQIYSSETAFIARINNASGNPINLENAILTRINVTNGVINVVGVDNGNNSTIGTTLNFVEPPAKTIYWVGAAGDDEWNNQANWSATSGGAGGFCLPTQYDDVIFDNNSVVASGSVKITANNAFFHDITVQNNAPVFNFVRGGTGATNMTCYGSWYMRSGMVVAVDNVQFRSADMGETITSNGSFFRITYFQGLGGWTFQDSFQTQANNNYHLYFRGASLNTNNQTVFIGGNFIGNETITPAVTRNLILGSSQISLVTQWLYNATVNTLNAGTSHITLRNGDQFYALANHVYYDVTSNIPTPTTTTSLTILGANVTYHNFHVFNQLADFQNTITANEIRIMPVQLRASLLFRGSVTTNILEIQKNGLFRAFNNVLVTVNQNFITHTLDCQGLMEMYVNGKTPGQFFRFRSANNVFVPNVWMTGVSADLTSGATYTATGLEDTDVTNWTFTVPPAKELYWIGVADNNWNNGLNWTTNSNGVPSPGGCVPTKYDNVHFNSFSTGNLPINILDQPAYFNNLIGHSDAPSGITITSVLGIEGYAYGNLIQMAPNMTFVRLNLMGDANNGQLINNGTSAFGHLTVNNANANWVFTGNTRVTSTYSQIGATVTVNGTSWTGGNIQINGIALNLNVQTVTANQIILTKGALKASDLTMTLTDIFSGAGNNATANARSLDIRNSNITVAVDWLYYNLASATLQATGSTIKFGRNFWGQSGHEYGTIETGETTYGAGSAWYLRGGIKANRVVVNHSKSILDNNTFGTLFLKPRGYTLWLGNNSTQTVTEHLYLSGTPCLTNVLRAGTETGATQASAIATINYTNATPTVANVGNTFDYVRVGGINASNSKLFLQVNATQLGLNTNVENLAGMPGLVGLGPDVNCQVIDPANASTYTITADQFSAGPEATFVWYKRMGGVFQNLNLPSTTRAIDVRNFGYDGVYRVELLYDPLNPVVAERCPQADEITVSYTPNIVGISAGADNLAFCDDATPTIGNLQIDPATTSFMTSTSAILEWYAASTGGSPLASNTPLTNGMYYASLKSVNNCYSAIRTPVTVTFYAKPTANAGPDQRRFNTVFTMVANQPAVGTGTWSVVTGSATIANPSAYNTSVTITSGDKVELRWSVNNNGCMVADEVKLFIVKGVATNPAIRSRAMQ; from the coding sequence ATGAAAAAGATACTTTTAGTAATTTTTTGTTTGTTGGTAAGCAAAATTGCTTTCTCACAACAAACCATGTATTGGTTCGGGGGAGCAGGAAACTGGAACGATTTATCGCATTGGTCGTTTCAATCTGGTGGAGGGGTGCACCCTACGTTGGGATTACCTTCATCTGTACCTACTGCCGATACCCATGTAATTTTTGATGGTAACTCGGGTTTAAATGCAACAGGTACAACAACTGCTCAGTTGGCGGCACGCACCGTTACCTTAGGTTCTGAGGTAGTAATTAGATCTTTAACTTTTGATGCGAGTATCGCAACCGCCAATCCAAGAATTAGCAACGGTTTTAATATCCGTGTAACCGAAGATGTAACCCTGCAAGCTGGTGTTTCTATACTTAATGCATCATTTGCCATAGCCATGGAGCCAGTAGTGGCTACCACAACTACTTTAACCTTAAACGGAGCAGTAGTCCCTTTATTTAGTAAAGGAGGGGCAGGTACCTTAAATATCAACGGTGTAATTACCAGTGGCAGATATAACTTTGCACAAGGTATTGCAAATTATTTAGCACCTACGGCAACTTTTAACGTTGGTTTAGCAAGTTTTTCGCTAACTGTAGTAAACAGCGCCATCTTAAATGCACCCAACCTCACCAATTTAGATACCAGAGGTAACGTACAGATTTCGGGTACGGCTCAATTTAATGCACCCCTGCTTGAACATTGGATCAGAACAGGAGCAAATAATAATACGATTTCTATTTTGGACAATGTTCATCTCAACTTACCAGCATTAAAAACCTGGGAGTTTGCCAATATGGCACCAGGCACAGCTACCGCTACCATTACTATTCCGGACGCTACTGTGGTAACCGCCAGAGGTAATTGGAGTTTTGTGGGAAACCTCAATGCTGGTACTTCCGAGTTTCATGTAGAGGGCACGGAGTTTCGTACAAAGGCCGCTACGGCAGTAAATAAAGTGTTTATGGAAAACCCTGTTGCTACAACTGCTGCGAATATTTATGGCACAGGTTCTACCATCAATGAATTACACTTTGTAAGTTCAAATGGTTACTTTCAAAACGGAATGACCATTGGTAAATTGTATTTAGCTCCTTCACGAGCGTATACTATTTACCGTAATAGTATGCTTACCATTACAGAAAACATTATAGACAGCACACCAGACTGCCAACCTTTTTGGCAGATTTACAGTAGCGAAACAGCATTTATTGCCCGCATTAACAATGCCTCGGGTAATCCAATTAACTTAGAAAACGCCATTTTAACCCGTATTAATGTTACCAATGGGGTAATTAATGTGGTGGGGGTTGATAATGGCAACAATTCTACCATTGGTACTACCTTAAATTTTGTAGAGCCACCTGCAAAAACCATTTATTGGGTGGGTGCTGCTGGCGATGATGAATGGAACAATCAGGCCAATTGGTCGGCAACTTCTGGTGGTGCAGGAGGTTTTTGTTTACCCACACAATACGACGATGTGATCTTCGATAATAATTCGGTAGTTGCATCGGGCTCAGTGAAAATTACCGCAAACAATGCTTTCTTTCATGACATTACTGTACAAAACAATGCACCAGTATTCAATTTTGTGCGTGGCGGTACTGGTGCCACAAATATGACCTGCTACGGTTCTTGGTACATGCGTTCGGGTATGGTAGTTGCTGTAGATAATGTCCAGTTCCGCTCTGCTGATATGGGCGAAACTATTACCAGTAATGGTTCGTTTTTTCGGATCACTTATTTTCAAGGTTTAGGTGGTTGGACATTTCAAGACAGCTTTCAAACGCAAGCTAACAATAATTACCACCTGTATTTTAGAGGAGCTAGCTTAAACACCAACAACCAAACGGTTTTTATAGGTGGCAACTTTATTGGTAATGAGACAATTACTCCCGCTGTTACCAGAAATTTAATTTTAGGTAGCTCACAAATTTCTTTGGTAACACAATGGCTATATAATGCAACTGTTAATACCTTAAATGCAGGTACATCTCACATTACGCTAAGAAATGGAGACCAGTTTTATGCACTTGCCAATCATGTGTATTATGACGTTACCTCTAACATACCAACACCAACAACTACCACCAGTCTTACTATTCTTGGTGCAAATGTTACTTACCATAATTTCCATGTTTTTAATCAATTGGCAGATTTTCAGAATACCATTACCGCCAACGAAATTAGGATCATGCCAGTGCAGTTGCGAGCTAGTTTATTGTTTAGAGGTTCGGTAACTACCAATATTTTAGAAATTCAAAAAAATGGGCTTTTTAGAGCTTTCAATAATGTATTGGTTACCGTTAATCAGAATTTTATTACCCATACCTTAGATTGCCAAGGTTTAATGGAAATGTATGTAAACGGCAAAACTCCTGGTCAGTTTTTTAGGTTCCGGTCGGCCAATAATGTTTTTGTACCCAATGTTTGGATGACGGGCGTTAGTGCCGATTTAACTTCGGGCGCCACTTACACTGCAACTGGTTTAGAAGATACCGATGTAACCAATTGGACCTTTACCGTGCCGCCAGCCAAAGAATTGTATTGGATTGGTGTAGCCGATAACAATTGGAACAACGGTTTAAACTGGACTACCAACAGTAATGGTGTGCCTTCTCCTGGCGGATGTGTGCCTACCAAATACGATAATGTGCATTTCAATAGTTTTTCAACGGGTAATTTGCCAATTAATATCTTAGATCAACCCGCTTATTTCAATAACCTAATTGGTCATAGCGATGCTCCATCGGGTATTACCATTACTTCTGTATTGGGTATCGAAGGCTATGCTTACGGTAATTTGATACAAATGGCACCAAACATGACCTTTGTGAGATTGAATTTGATGGGCGATGCGAACAACGGACAGTTAATTAATAATGGTACTTCCGCTTTTGGTCACCTTACTGTAAATAATGCCAATGCCAATTGGGTGTTTACGGGTAATACAAGGGTAACCAGTACCTATTCCCAAATAGGTGCAACGGTAACGGTAAATGGTACATCGTGGACTGGTGGGAATATACAAATCAATGGTATCGCTTTAAATTTGAATGTACAAACAGTTACGGCTAACCAGATCATACTAACTAAAGGAGCGTTAAAAGCTTCAGATTTAACGATGACTTTAACAGATATTTTTTCTGGAGCAGGAAACAATGCTACAGCAAACGCACGTTCTTTAGATATCCGTAACTCAAACATCACGGTAGCGGTAGATTGGTTATATTACAATTTGGCAAGTGCTACCTTGCAAGCTACTGGCTCAACCATTAAATTTGGCCGAAACTTTTGGGGACAAAGCGGTCATGAGTATGGCACTATTGAAACAGGAGAAACCACCTACGGAGCAGGTTCTGCTTGGTATTTAAGGGGTGGTATTAAAGCTAATAGAGTGGTGGTTAACCATTCTAAATCGATATTGGATAATAATACCTTCGGAACCTTGTTTTTAAAACCAAGGGGCTATACCTTATGGTTAGGTAATAACTCTACCCAAACCGTTACTGAGCACTTGTACTTAAGTGGTACGCCATGTTTAACAAATGTATTAAGAGCCGGTACCGAAACAGGCGCTACACAGGCCTCGGCAATAGCTACTATCAACTATACCAATGCCACACCAACAGTTGCTAATGTAGGTAATACCTTTGATTATGTGCGTGTTGGTGGTATAAACGCAAGTAACTCTAAATTATTTTTGCAGGTAAATGCTACCCAATTGGGCTTAAATACCAATGTAGAAAATCTTGCAGGTATGCCAGGGTTAGTAGGCTTAGGCCCAGATGTAAACTGTCAGGTAATTGATCCGGCTAATGCCAGCACTTATACGATTACCGCAGATCAATTTTCTGCCGGGCCCGAAGCTACTTTTGTGTGGTATAAACGAATGGGGGGCGTGTTTCAAAATCTAAACTTACCAAGTACCACCCGAGCAATTGATGTTCGCAATTTTGGATATGATGGGGTGTATAGGGTAGAATTATTATACGATCCTTTAAATCCAGTAGTGGCCGAGAGATGTCCGCAAGCTGATGAAATAACCGTAAGCTATACGCCTAACATTGTAGGTATTTCAGCAGGTGCCGATAATTTGGCCTTCTGCGATGATGCCACTCCCACCATTGGCAATCTGCAAATAGATCCTGCCACTACCAGTTTTATGACGAGTACTAGTGCAATACTAGAATGGTATGCAGCATCCACTGGCGGATCACCATTAGCAAGCAATACTCCATTAACAAACGGAATGTATTACGCTAGCTTAAAGTCTGTAAATAATTGTTATAGCGCTATTAGAACACCCGTAACCGTAACTTTTTATGCGAAACCTACGGCCAATGCTGGCCCAGATCAGCGTAGATTTAATACTGTATTTACCATGGTCGCCAATCAACCAGCTGTGGGTACAGGGACTTGGTCGGTAGTTACAGGTAGCGCAACTATTGCCAACCCATCTGCCTATAACACCTCGGTAACTATTACTTCTGGAGATAAAGTAGAGCTACGATGGAGCGTAAACAACAATGGTTGTATGGTAGCAGATGAGGTAAAATTATTTATTGTAAAAGGGGTGGCTACTAACCCAGCTATAAGAAGCAGAGCTATGCAGTAG